In the genome of Leucobacter luti, one region contains:
- a CDS encoding alpha/beta hydrolase: MTEWRADVLGAGFTCTELDLGSDEEGPLSATLVRSLPEPRSFFDRVLGRRRPLEGVDVLYVHGWSDYFFQRDLAAFWTERGARFFALDLRKYGRSLREGQTPGYIDRLEEYDLEIGLALDVIRTVDGADPTRKLVLLGHSTGGLVLSLWAGRHPKQADALVLNSPWLEFQLSTAGRQLLVPLVSLGARFKPKEVTPQLDYGFYTRAQHEVGPQEELALVDPRWRPERSHSVATGWLRAILAGHEQVNHGLGIDIPVAVLLSERFAVPLRWTDELTRADTVLDVDAVARSALRLGSSVTIERVADGLHDLFLSAPGPRADAYARLNRWLVGWRAETAHEAPRSAAPGAAEPDRLGS, translated from the coding sequence ATGACGGAGTGGCGGGCGGATGTGCTGGGTGCGGGGTTCACCTGCACCGAACTCGACTTGGGGTCCGACGAAGAGGGGCCACTGAGCGCAACGCTCGTGCGGTCACTCCCAGAACCGCGCAGCTTCTTCGATCGCGTACTCGGGCGCAGGCGCCCGCTCGAAGGCGTGGACGTGCTCTACGTGCACGGCTGGTCAGATTACTTCTTCCAGCGCGATCTCGCGGCGTTCTGGACCGAGCGCGGAGCCCGGTTCTTTGCACTCGATCTGCGAAAATACGGGCGCAGCCTGCGCGAAGGTCAGACTCCCGGGTACATTGACCGCCTCGAGGAGTATGACCTGGAAATCGGGCTCGCACTCGACGTGATCCGAACAGTGGACGGCGCAGATCCCACGCGGAAACTCGTGTTGTTGGGGCACTCCACCGGCGGGCTGGTACTGAGCCTCTGGGCTGGGCGGCACCCCAAGCAGGCCGACGCGCTCGTGCTCAACAGCCCGTGGCTCGAGTTTCAGCTCTCAACGGCCGGCCGGCAGCTACTCGTTCCGCTCGTCTCGCTCGGTGCGCGATTTAAACCGAAAGAGGTGACCCCGCAGCTCGATTACGGCTTTTACACCCGCGCGCAGCACGAGGTTGGCCCGCAGGAGGAGTTGGCGCTCGTGGATCCGCGCTGGCGCCCCGAACGCAGCCATTCGGTTGCCACCGGCTGGCTGCGTGCCATCCTTGCCGGCCACGAGCAAGTGAATCACGGACTCGGGATTGACATCCCGGTCGCCGTACTCTTGTCAGAGCGCTTCGCTGTACCACTGCGTTGGACCGACGAGCTCACGCGCGCGGACACGGTGCTCGATGTCGACGCCGTTGCACGATCGGCGTTGCGGCTTGGCTCGTCCGTCACGATCGAGCGCGTAGCCGACGGCCTGCATGATCTCTTCTTGTCGGCGCCAGGACCCCGGGCAGACGCGTACGCGCGGCTCAACCGGTGGCTTGTGGGCTGGCGTGCAGAGACTGCGCATGAGGCCCCTCGCAGCGCGGCACCGGGGGCCGCGGAGCCCGACAGGCTAGGCTCATAG
- a CDS encoding DUF4097 domain-containing protein yields the protein MTHNQPPAPAQPQQPAQHPQTSQDPHSGPTSQRPPQGPSRTAKTIMYITAVAGGVALLGIAASAAYSAAGTRLGTASGDSSRSVSVEGVTELDLDISLADFTLKFGAVDEAQLKVSGTDSDRWALKRDRDTLVVTSPQRLGGSSCLFGFCPPDRAAHTTVILTLPETLERQAVNAEIDVSVGSFTSTGTFGDLAVEVGTGEATVAGDARTLSVSVGVGSFSGDLTGVTAADFEVSMGDVRTTLRGDAPDSVDVEVGTGSADLQLPDVEYRVDASVELGDLRNQLRTSSSAPNRITADVSLGDLALRPLR from the coding sequence ATGACGCACAACCAGCCTCCCGCCCCGGCTCAGCCTCAGCAGCCGGCGCAGCACCCACAGACGTCTCAGGATCCCCACAGCGGCCCCACCAGTCAGCGGCCACCGCAGGGTCCGAGCCGCACGGCCAAGACGATCATGTACATTACCGCGGTCGCTGGCGGAGTTGCCTTACTCGGAATCGCGGCATCGGCTGCCTACTCGGCAGCTGGGACGAGGCTCGGTACGGCATCGGGTGACAGCAGCAGAAGCGTGTCCGTCGAAGGAGTAACCGAACTCGATCTCGACATCAGCCTCGCCGACTTCACGCTCAAGTTTGGTGCTGTCGACGAAGCGCAGCTCAAGGTCAGCGGAACCGACAGCGACCGCTGGGCGCTCAAGCGAGACCGGGACACGCTCGTCGTCACGAGCCCACAGCGGCTGGGTGGGAGCAGCTGCCTGTTCGGATTCTGTCCACCGGATCGCGCTGCTCACACGACCGTCATCCTCACGCTCCCAGAGACGCTAGAACGACAGGCAGTGAATGCGGAGATCGACGTCTCAGTGGGCTCCTTCACCTCAACAGGCACCTTCGGCGACCTTGCGGTGGAGGTCGGCACCGGCGAAGCAACAGTGGCGGGAGATGCGCGCACGCTCAGCGTGAGCGTCGGGGTGGGATCCTTCTCAGGTGATCTCACTGGCGTGACCGCAGCAGACTTTGAAGTCTCCATGGGAGATGTGCGCACCACCCTGCGCGGCGACGCCCCAGATTCGGTTGACGTTGAGGTGGGTACCGGATCAGCGGACCTGCAACTCCCCGACGTTGAGTACCGAGTCGACGCCTCGGTCGAGCTGGGGGACCTGCGCAACCAACTCCGCACCTCTTCGAGCGCCCCGAATCGCATCACTGCAGACGTCAGCCTCGGAGATCTCGCACTGCGGCCGCTCCGCTAG
- a CDS encoding response regulator transcription factor, with amino-acid sequence MRILICEDSVLLREGLIRLLEHSGHEVVAAHPDTDGVAAAVRSEAPELCILDVRLPPTFTDEGIRLARELRAEHPQLPVLVLSQYVEERYASELIAAQGGAFGYLLKDRVADVADFIDAVERIAGGATVLDPEVVAQLLNRRGRDDRMAALTDRERTVLSALAEGRSNQAIAGLLFLSEASVEKHITAIFQKLGLEPDEHGNRRVLAAIAHLESTGAVPAQNPTTPQSGASQ; translated from the coding sequence GTGCGCATCCTGATCTGTGAAGATTCCGTGCTGTTGCGAGAGGGCCTGATCCGCCTCCTGGAGCACTCTGGACACGAGGTGGTTGCCGCGCACCCGGACACCGACGGTGTCGCAGCTGCGGTCCGGTCGGAAGCTCCAGAACTGTGCATCCTGGATGTTCGATTGCCTCCCACGTTCACCGATGAGGGAATTCGGCTTGCACGAGAACTCCGTGCTGAACATCCACAGCTGCCCGTCCTGGTGCTCTCACAGTATGTTGAGGAACGCTATGCCAGCGAACTGATCGCGGCGCAGGGAGGTGCCTTCGGATATCTCCTCAAGGATCGGGTTGCAGATGTGGCCGACTTCATCGATGCCGTCGAACGGATCGCCGGAGGAGCCACCGTGCTGGACCCAGAAGTTGTTGCGCAGCTCCTGAACCGACGCGGCAGAGACGATCGAATGGCGGCCCTCACTGACCGAGAGCGGACCGTGCTATCGGCGCTGGCCGAGGGGCGATCGAACCAAGCCATCGCGGGCCTCCTGTTCCTCTCAGAGGCGAGCGTCGAGAAGCACATCACTGCAATCTTCCAAAAACTGGGGCTCGAACCAGATGAACACGGCAACCGGCGCGTCCTCGCGGCAATTGCCCACCTCGAAAGCACCGGAGCGGTGCCAGCCCAGAACCCCACCACCCCGCAGAGCGGAGCCTCCCAATGA
- a CDS encoding histidine kinase has product MSSSPITSSVAPAQSRPPLRILLTILHLAALGLFGWFVVSILLALFSVGLGTAIILGIGLVFLIGLVYSLYGVAWFETERVSGLYQLPVPSLQLVRQDAPGFGAYLRGVWWQFVDGRMWQGFASFMIGTALGTALLVFAQSLVWSVVSTIASLGGGPVAADPTVGSVFGLFPVLSSPLTGILTAVLSAAAIVGLALLHRLISVAIARAGARTQQLTRQVQVSAHQREGAVRAAEVERTRIERDLHDGVQPRLVSVGMTLGLAQQQIDADPEGAKALISEAHTSTKAAITELRQLARGIHASVLDDRGLDAALSALAGRSHIPVVLDVRLQGRCSREAETAVYFAIAESLTNAAKHSRASECRVVVRLRDGNTLWARVEDNGIGGARVLPGGGLDGITNRIQAAGGDVRIDSPQGGPTSLEVSVPCAS; this is encoded by the coding sequence ATGAGCAGTTCCCCCATCACCTCCAGTGTCGCCCCGGCGCAATCCCGGCCGCCGCTTCGCATCCTTCTGACGATCCTGCATCTTGCAGCGCTCGGGCTGTTCGGTTGGTTTGTCGTGAGTATCCTGCTCGCGCTGTTCAGCGTGGGGCTGGGCACCGCGATCATCCTCGGTATCGGATTGGTCTTCCTCATTGGCCTCGTGTACTCGCTCTATGGCGTCGCGTGGTTCGAGACCGAACGAGTGAGCGGCCTGTACCAGCTTCCCGTCCCATCGTTGCAGCTGGTTCGTCAGGACGCCCCAGGATTTGGAGCATATCTCCGAGGCGTGTGGTGGCAGTTCGTTGATGGCCGGATGTGGCAGGGCTTCGCCAGTTTCATGATCGGCACGGCGCTCGGCACCGCTCTGCTCGTGTTCGCGCAGAGCCTGGTGTGGTCAGTGGTCTCGACGATCGCCTCGCTCGGGGGCGGCCCCGTTGCGGCTGATCCCACAGTCGGGTCCGTATTCGGACTGTTTCCCGTGCTGAGCTCCCCGCTCACTGGCATTCTGACGGCCGTGCTCAGTGCAGCAGCGATCGTTGGACTTGCCCTGCTGCATCGCCTCATCAGTGTCGCCATTGCCCGGGCTGGCGCGCGCACCCAGCAGCTCACGCGTCAGGTGCAGGTGTCAGCTCACCAGCGCGAGGGCGCCGTTCGTGCCGCCGAGGTCGAGCGCACCCGGATTGAGCGTGATCTTCATGACGGTGTTCAGCCCAGGCTTGTTTCTGTCGGGATGACCCTCGGTCTCGCGCAGCAGCAGATCGATGCGGATCCGGAAGGCGCAAAAGCCTTGATCTCCGAGGCGCATACGTCAACGAAGGCCGCGATCACTGAATTGCGGCAGCTTGCGCGTGGAATCCACGCCTCGGTACTCGACGACCGCGGCCTCGACGCAGCGCTCTCGGCGCTGGCCGGCCGATCCCACATTCCCGTCGTCCTTGATGTGCGGCTCCAGGGACGGTGCAGCCGAGAGGCAGAGACGGCCGTGTATTTCGCGATCGCCGAGTCCCTGACGAATGCTGCGAAGCACTCACGCGCCAGCGAGTGTCGGGTGGTGGTTCGCCTCCGTGACGGCAACACGCTGTGGGCTCGTGTGGAGGACAACGGTATTGGGGGCGCACGCGTGCTGCCGGGGGGCGGTCTCGATGGGATCACCAACCGGATTCAGGCCGCCGGCGGCGACGTCCGCATCGACAGCCCGCAGGGCGGGCCAACATCACTGGAGGTGAGCGTCCCGTGCGCATCCTGA
- a CDS encoding DUF3566 domain-containing protein, translated as MSNTVADKLAKKTRKKAPAKQVRLKLVYVDFWSSVKFSFLVSICLAIVGVVSTILIYTVLMQTGVFGKVDELFMDIVGEDNSLMKIIGFPQVLGLSVVVGILNVIVGTALGAIGSLVYNLLVRVLGGFQLGFTSN; from the coding sequence ATGAGTAATACTGTCGCCGACAAGCTGGCAAAGAAGACCCGCAAGAAGGCCCCAGCTAAGCAGGTACGTCTGAAGCTGGTGTACGTCGACTTCTGGTCCTCCGTGAAGTTTTCTTTCCTGGTATCGATCTGCCTCGCTATCGTGGGGGTCGTCTCCACGATCCTGATTTACACGGTGCTGATGCAGACCGGCGTGTTCGGGAAGGTCGACGAACTCTTCATGGACATCGTCGGTGAAGACAACAGCCTGATGAAGATCATTGGCTTCCCGCAGGTCCTCGGACTCTCGGTCGTTGTCGGGATCCTGAATGTCATCGTTGGCACCGCACTCGGCGCCATTGGTTCCCTCGTGTACAACCTTCTGGTGCGCGTGCTCGGCGGATTCCAGCTCGGTTTCACGAGCAACTAA
- the gyrA gene encoding DNA gyrase subunit A gives MTAVHGRIDQVDLQLEMQRSYLDYAMSVIVGRALPDVRDGLKPVHRRVIYTMYDGGYRPDKAFSKCTRVIGDVMGQFHPHGDTAVYDSLVRLVQPWSLRYPLALGQGNFGSPGNDGAAAHRYTETKMSPLAMEMVRDIDEDTVNFQDNYDGRTQEPTVLTSRFPNLLVNGSVGIAVGMATNIPPHNLREVSEAAIWHLEHPEAHREELLDALMERVKGPDFPTGAQILGTKGIKDAYRTGRGSVTMRAVVNIEEIQGRTCLVVTELPYQVNPDNLAVKIADLVKDQKVQGIADIRDETSGRTGQRLVVVLKRDAIAKVVLNNLYKHTQLQENFGANMLAIVDGVPRTLPLDGFITAWAKHQIEVIVRRTEFRLRKAEAEAHIQRGYLKALDALDEVIALIRRSPTVDEAREGLMQLLAVDQIQADAILGLQLRRLAAMERQKILDLAAKLEQQIAEYEAILASPAQQRGIVTTELTELVEKFGDERRTTILHGYDGDMSMEDLIPEEEMVVTVTRGGYVKRTRIDNYRSQHRGGKGVKGAQLRADDIVEHFFVTTTHHWLLFFTNTGRVYRAKTYEIPEGGRDSKGQHLANLLALAPDESVTQILDVRDFESGYLLLATRDGLVKKTALGEYDTNRTGGIIAIKLREGDELVSALIADAEDDVLLVSRQGMSVRFTASDQALRPMGRSTSGVRGMNFREGDALLSASRVSDEGGFVFVVTEGGYAKRTAANEYRVQQRGGYGIKVAKLDEGRGDLVGALIVDEGDEVLVVLASGKVVRSGVAEVPAKGRNTMGVVFARFPEADRIIGIARNSERGLDDAESEAPGAESAENEENLNE, from the coding sequence ATGACGGCGGTGCACGGACGGATCGATCAGGTCGACCTGCAACTCGAAATGCAGCGGTCGTACCTCGACTACGCCATGAGCGTCATTGTCGGGCGTGCGCTTCCTGACGTTCGCGACGGTCTCAAGCCGGTGCACCGTCGTGTGATTTACACAATGTATGACGGTGGCTACCGCCCAGACAAGGCGTTTTCCAAGTGCACCCGTGTCATTGGTGACGTCATGGGCCAATTCCACCCCCACGGCGATACTGCGGTGTATGACTCGCTCGTGCGACTCGTCCAGCCCTGGTCACTGCGCTACCCGCTGGCGCTCGGCCAAGGAAACTTCGGTTCGCCCGGAAACGACGGCGCGGCCGCACACCGATACACCGAGACCAAGATGTCCCCGCTCGCCATGGAAATGGTCCGAGACATTGACGAAGACACCGTCAATTTTCAGGACAACTATGACGGACGCACCCAGGAACCCACGGTCCTGACCAGCCGGTTCCCCAACCTGCTCGTCAACGGCTCTGTTGGTATCGCCGTTGGTATGGCAACGAACATCCCACCGCACAATTTGCGCGAGGTATCCGAAGCCGCGATCTGGCATTTGGAGCACCCGGAGGCACATCGTGAGGAACTGCTCGACGCACTCATGGAACGGGTGAAGGGGCCCGACTTTCCGACGGGCGCGCAGATTCTCGGGACAAAGGGAATCAAGGACGCGTACCGCACTGGCCGTGGCTCTGTCACGATGCGCGCTGTGGTCAACATCGAGGAAATCCAGGGCCGCACGTGCCTGGTTGTCACCGAGCTGCCCTACCAGGTCAACCCGGATAACCTCGCGGTTAAGATCGCGGATCTCGTGAAAGATCAAAAGGTGCAGGGCATCGCCGACATCCGCGACGAGACCAGTGGGCGTACCGGCCAGCGTCTCGTTGTGGTGCTCAAGCGTGATGCCATCGCGAAGGTGGTGCTGAACAACCTCTACAAGCACACGCAGCTGCAGGAAAATTTCGGCGCGAACATGCTTGCGATCGTTGACGGCGTACCGCGTACGCTCCCGCTCGACGGCTTCATTACTGCGTGGGCAAAGCACCAGATCGAAGTGATTGTGCGCCGTACGGAGTTCCGTCTGCGTAAGGCGGAAGCCGAGGCTCACATCCAGCGTGGGTACCTCAAAGCGCTCGACGCGCTTGACGAAGTGATCGCCCTGATCCGGCGTTCTCCGACGGTCGACGAAGCACGCGAGGGACTCATGCAGCTCCTCGCTGTCGACCAGATCCAGGCAGACGCCATCCTTGGACTGCAGCTGCGCCGGCTCGCGGCGATGGAACGGCAGAAGATTCTTGATCTCGCCGCAAAGCTTGAGCAGCAGATCGCCGAATACGAGGCGATTCTCGCGTCGCCCGCACAGCAGCGGGGAATCGTGACGACCGAGCTCACCGAGCTCGTCGAGAAGTTCGGTGACGAGCGGCGCACCACAATTCTGCACGGCTATGACGGCGATATGTCGATGGAAGACCTCATCCCGGAAGAGGAGATGGTGGTCACGGTGACGCGCGGCGGGTACGTCAAGCGCACGCGTATCGACAACTATCGTTCGCAGCACCGTGGCGGCAAAGGTGTCAAGGGTGCGCAGCTGCGCGCAGACGACATCGTTGAGCACTTCTTTGTCACTACAACTCACCACTGGCTCTTGTTCTTCACGAACACCGGCCGTGTGTATCGTGCGAAGACATATGAGATTCCCGAGGGAGGCCGCGATTCAAAGGGGCAACACCTCGCCAATCTGCTCGCACTCGCCCCGGACGAATCTGTCACCCAGATCCTCGATGTACGGGATTTCGAGAGTGGCTACTTGCTGCTTGCGACACGTGACGGACTCGTGAAGAAGACTGCCCTGGGGGAGTACGACACGAATCGTACCGGAGGCATCATCGCGATCAAGCTTCGCGAGGGCGACGAACTTGTTTCTGCGTTGATTGCGGACGCGGAAGACGATGTCCTGCTCGTATCTCGGCAGGGTATGTCCGTTCGATTTACCGCTTCTGATCAGGCGCTTCGGCCAATGGGGCGGTCAACGAGTGGCGTCCGCGGCATGAACTTCCGCGAGGGCGATGCGCTGCTGTCTGCCTCCCGGGTCAGCGACGAAGGCGGCTTCGTCTTTGTCGTCACCGAGGGTGGATACGCGAAACGGACCGCTGCGAACGAGTACCGCGTCCAGCAGCGCGGTGGGTACGGCATCAAGGTCGCCAAGCTCGACGAAGGCCGCGGCGATCTGGTTGGTGCGCTGATTGTTGATGAGGGCGACGAAGTGCTTGTCGTACTCGCGAGCGGTAAGGTAGTCCGATCGGGTGTCGCGGAGGTCCCCGCTAAGGGGCGCAACACGATGGGCGTCGTCTTCGCACGATTCCCAGAGGCGGACCGTATTATTGGCATCGCGCGAAATTCGGAACGCGGGCTCGACGACGCTGAGTCCGAAGCACCGGGCGCCGAGAGCGCGGAAAACGAGGAAAACCTGAATGAGTAA
- the gyrB gene encoding DNA topoisomerase (ATP-hydrolyzing) subunit B — MSSEQAASAEEYGAGAIQVLEGLEAVRKRPGMYIGSTGPRGLHHLVYEIVDNSVDEALAGYCDTIDVTILEDGGVRVIDNGRGIPVDMHPTEGRSTVEVVLTVLHAGGKFGGGGYAVSGGLHGVGSSVVNALSSRFEVSVLRQGFTWNMSFTGSVPDAPLAPGEPSDETGTIITFWPSPDIFETVEFDYQTLRTRFQQMAFLNKNLRINLTDLRPQEPVENADGELVVPAPKHDSFLYEKGIADYVEYLNAAKRADIVNEEIIGFESEDTERKIAVEVAMQWTTSYTESVHTYANTINTHEGGTHEEGFRAALTTLVNRYAREKNIIREKDENLSGDDVREGLTAVVSVKLGEPQFEGQTKTKLGNTEAKAFVQKVVGDQLGDWFERNPGPAKDIIRKAIQAATARLAARKARETARRKGLLESGGMPGKLSDCTSKDPSVSEIFIVEGDSAGGSAKTGRNPHTQAILPLRGKILNVEKARLDRALNNAEVQAMITAFGAGIGEDFDPDKVRYHKIVLMADADVDGQHITTLLLTLLFRYMRPLIDLGYVYLAQPPLYRIKWVNAEHEYVYSDDERDSQLEAGAAAGRRLMKESGVQRYKGLGEMNHEELWDTTMNPESRTLLQVTMEDAAMADETFATLMGEDVEARRNFIQQNAKDVRFLDI; from the coding sequence ATGAGTTCAGAACAGGCCGCCTCAGCGGAAGAATATGGCGCCGGAGCAATCCAGGTGCTTGAGGGTCTCGAGGCGGTACGCAAGCGTCCCGGCATGTATATCGGGTCAACCGGGCCGCGAGGCCTGCACCACCTGGTCTACGAGATCGTAGACAACTCTGTCGATGAAGCGCTCGCGGGGTACTGCGACACCATCGATGTCACGATCCTCGAAGATGGGGGTGTGCGCGTCATCGACAATGGGCGCGGCATTCCTGTGGACATGCATCCCACCGAGGGGCGCTCGACAGTTGAGGTCGTGCTGACAGTGCTGCACGCCGGCGGCAAGTTTGGCGGCGGTGGCTACGCGGTTTCCGGCGGCCTACATGGCGTCGGATCATCTGTCGTTAACGCGCTCTCCTCGCGATTCGAAGTCTCGGTGCTTCGCCAAGGTTTCACGTGGAACATGAGTTTTACTGGCAGCGTTCCGGACGCGCCGCTCGCGCCGGGAGAGCCCAGCGATGAGACCGGCACCATTATTACGTTCTGGCCAAGCCCCGACATCTTCGAAACCGTCGAGTTTGACTACCAAACCCTCCGCACGCGTTTTCAGCAGATGGCGTTCTTGAACAAGAATCTGCGGATCAACCTTACAGATCTGCGCCCGCAGGAGCCGGTGGAGAACGCTGACGGCGAGCTTGTCGTTCCCGCCCCCAAACATGATTCCTTCCTCTACGAGAAGGGCATCGCCGACTACGTTGAATATTTGAACGCCGCGAAGCGCGCTGACATCGTCAACGAAGAAATCATCGGCTTCGAGTCTGAAGACACTGAGCGCAAAATCGCGGTGGAAGTCGCCATGCAGTGGACGACTTCATACACGGAAAGTGTCCACACGTACGCAAACACGATCAACACCCACGAGGGGGGCACCCACGAAGAGGGCTTCCGCGCTGCCCTCACGACGCTGGTGAACCGCTATGCGCGCGAAAAGAACATCATTCGTGAAAAGGACGAGAACCTTTCAGGCGATGACGTGCGTGAGGGGCTTACCGCGGTGGTCTCAGTAAAACTGGGAGAGCCGCAGTTTGAGGGCCAGACCAAGACCAAACTGGGCAACACCGAAGCGAAAGCCTTCGTGCAGAAAGTTGTAGGCGATCAGCTCGGCGACTGGTTTGAGCGAAACCCCGGTCCGGCCAAGGACATCATTCGGAAAGCGATTCAGGCCGCGACCGCTCGTCTCGCTGCCCGCAAGGCTCGCGAGACTGCCCGGCGTAAGGGACTCCTCGAGTCCGGAGGCATGCCTGGCAAGCTCTCGGACTGCACCAGTAAAGATCCTTCGGTATCAGAGATCTTTATCGTGGAGGGCGACTCGGCCGGCGGCTCAGCCAAGACGGGACGTAACCCGCATACGCAGGCCATCTTGCCACTTCGTGGCAAGATCCTGAACGTAGAGAAAGCACGTCTTGATCGCGCGCTGAACAATGCTGAGGTCCAGGCCATGATTACGGCATTTGGTGCCGGCATCGGTGAAGACTTCGACCCGGACAAGGTTCGCTACCACAAGATCGTGCTCATGGCTGACGCCGATGTCGACGGCCAGCACATCACCACGCTGCTGCTCACGCTGCTGTTTCGCTATATGCGCCCGCTTATTGATTTGGGCTACGTATACCTGGCACAGCCGCCGCTCTATCGCATCAAGTGGGTGAATGCTGAGCACGAATACGTGTACAGCGATGACGAACGAGACTCCCAACTCGAGGCAGGCGCAGCCGCTGGCCGTCGCCTCATGAAGGAGAGTGGCGTGCAGCGCTACAAGGGCCTCGGAGAGATGAACCACGAAGAATTGTGGGATACCACGATGAACCCGGAGTCCCGCACACTGTTGCAGGTCACCATGGAGGACGCGGCGATGGCCGATGAGACCTTCGCCACCCTGATGGGCGAAGACGTTGAGGCGCGCCGGAACTTTATTCAGCAGAACGCGAAGGACGTGCGCTTCCTTGACATCTGA
- a CDS encoding DUF721 domain-containing protein, whose amino-acid sequence MEPPKELGFASEAYLRAKAVWKGTPIRRRRRVGSDGPGGEAFGVGRDPRALADVLATMAGEMGWSSELEQARIIGEWSEFAGEATAEHTTVIGISHGVLQIQCDSTTWATELRRLRAEMLTRLLREYPDAEIRDVRFLAPGAPSWRHGPRTVPGRGPRDTYG is encoded by the coding sequence ATGGAGCCTCCGAAGGAGCTGGGATTTGCGAGCGAAGCGTATCTTCGCGCGAAGGCGGTGTGGAAAGGTACCCCGATTCGTCGTCGTCGCCGTGTCGGCTCTGATGGACCGGGTGGTGAGGCCTTTGGCGTTGGCCGTGACCCACGAGCACTCGCTGATGTTCTGGCAACGATGGCTGGTGAGATGGGATGGAGTAGCGAGCTTGAGCAGGCGCGAATCATCGGCGAATGGTCAGAGTTCGCTGGGGAGGCCACGGCCGAGCACACCACAGTGATCGGGATCAGTCACGGTGTGCTTCAGATCCAATGCGACTCGACCACCTGGGCCACCGAACTGCGGCGATTGCGCGCGGAGATGTTGACGCGATTGCTGCGGGAGTATCCCGATGCCGAGATTCGTGACGTTCGATTTCTCGCACCGGGTGCGCCGAGTTGGCGGCACGGTCCTCGGACAGTTCCCGGGCGTGGACCACGAGATACGTACGGATAG
- the recF gene encoding DNA replication/repair protein RecF (All proteins in this family for which functions are known are DNA-binding proteins that assist the filamentation of RecA onto DNA for the initiation of recombination or recombinational repair.), with protein MRVAHLSLGDYRNYRTAELTLAAGPNLLIGRNGQGKTNLVEAIAYFASLRSHRVTGDAPLVRAGSESAIARMRVVADEREVLLELQINRDRANRAQVNRNNVRPREVTRWFSAVAFVPEDLSIVRGEPSVRRRFLDEALVARHPVAAGALSDYDRVVRQRTALLKSQRGRGGALGAALEVWDDQLIEFGSQIMLARRELIRDLLLPLQASYRALVEQDHKPLLSLAESATDALQPRSVSRETGSVTHAALDAEVSRETLASELRAALDVVRHRELERGVTLVGPHRDDLILTLNDLPVKGYASHGESWSFALSLKLALASLLRDESPAGDPVIILDDVFAELDGRRRARLMDAVRDFEQVIVTAAVEGDVPDELSWHRVRIEAGEILKAAL; from the coding sequence GTGCGGGTCGCGCATCTGTCACTCGGCGACTACCGGAATTACCGCACTGCCGAGTTGACACTCGCGGCGGGGCCGAACCTGTTGATCGGGCGGAACGGCCAGGGGAAAACTAATCTGGTTGAGGCCATCGCCTATTTCGCTTCGCTTCGCTCGCATCGCGTGACGGGGGACGCACCACTCGTCCGCGCTGGAAGTGAGTCTGCAATTGCACGCATGCGTGTGGTCGCCGATGAGCGGGAGGTGCTGCTCGAACTGCAAATCAACCGCGACCGAGCGAACCGGGCACAGGTCAATAGAAACAACGTTCGCCCACGCGAGGTGACTCGATGGTTTTCGGCGGTCGCTTTTGTGCCGGAAGACCTCAGTATCGTTCGTGGAGAGCCATCTGTTCGGCGCCGATTCCTGGATGAGGCGCTCGTCGCCCGCCATCCCGTCGCTGCGGGTGCCCTGTCGGACTACGATCGCGTCGTACGCCAGCGGACCGCGCTCCTCAAATCTCAGCGAGGGAGGGGAGGTGCGCTCGGCGCTGCCCTGGAAGTTTGGGATGATCAGCTCATTGAGTTCGGCTCGCAGATTATGCTCGCACGGCGCGAGCTCATTCGAGACCTCCTGCTGCCCCTTCAAGCGAGTTACCGTGCACTCGTCGAGCAGGACCACAAGCCCCTATTGTCACTCGCCGAATCTGCCACTGACGCGCTCCAGCCGCGCAGTGTTTCACGTGAAACAGGCTCAGTGACCCACGCGGCGTTGGACGCGGAGGTTTCACGTGAAACACTGGCGTCTGAGCTGCGCGCGGCGCTCGACGTGGTGCGCCATCGCGAACTGGAGCGTGGCGTCACCCTTGTCGGACCTCACCGAGACGACCTGATTCTCACGCTCAACGATTTGCCCGTAAAGGGATACGCGAGCCACGGGGAGTCGTGGTCATTTGCCCTCTCCCTCAAACTCGCTCTCGCATCGCTGCTCCGCGATGAGTCTCCCGCCGGTGATCCGGTGATTATCCTCGACGACGTGTTCGCGGAGTTGGATGGTCGGCGCAGGGCTCGACTTATGGATGCAGTTCGTGATTTTGAGCAGGTCATCGTCACCGCGGCCGTTGAGGGAGACGTTCCTGACGAACTATCTTGGCATCGTGTGCGCATCGAGGCCGGCGAAATCCTGAAAGCGGCCCTGTGA